A region of Sulfurovum sp. DNA encodes the following proteins:
- a CDS encoding redoxin domain-containing protein produces the protein MKVLFTIGFPLFALMLLFFGCNEKPKESPLDNGNITKPLSQNLTESNNSKEYTNIPNSHLNKENTFNFKDQKKIAHILSVENNQLLFKDISQPIVVLNFFSTWSLPCQSEAPYLSDLQKKYSHDIFVMGIMIHPNKYLKDLEAFILKTQVDYFISSSDDNDRFVKKILKNMHMAETFSIPLTIIYYKGNYYRHYEGIVPIEMIEHDVKVLLQ, from the coding sequence GTGAAAGTACTCTTTACTATTGGATTCCCACTTTTTGCCCTCATGCTACTCTTCTTTGGGTGCAACGAAAAGCCAAAAGAGTCTCCTCTTGATAACGGAAACATAACAAAACCTCTATCCCAAAATCTAACAGAGTCAAATAATAGCAAAGAGTACACCAATATCCCTAACTCCCATCTAAACAAAGAGAACACTTTCAATTTTAAAGATCAAAAAAAGATAGCACATATACTCTCTGTTGAGAACAATCAGCTCCTTTTTAAAGATATTTCACAGCCTATTGTTGTTCTTAATTTTTTTAGCACATGGTCACTTCCTTGTCAATCGGAAGCCCCCTATCTTTCAGACCTTCAGAAAAAATACTCTCATGATATATTTGTTATGGGAATCATGATTCATCCCAATAAGTACTTGAAGGATCTTGAAGCATTTATCTTAAAAACCCAAGTAGACTATTTTATCTCAAGTAGTGACGACAATGACCGTTTTGTAAAAAAAATACTTAAAAATATGCATATGGCAGAAACTTTCTCTATTCCTCTAACTATTATTTATTATAAGGGAAACTACTATCGTCATTATGAGGGTATTGTTCCAATTGAGATGATTGAACACGATGTTAAAGTACTGTTGCAATAA
- the accD gene encoding acetyl-CoA carboxylase, carboxyltransferase subunit beta, with the protein MEFNNMFGSLFGKEEKKEEQQNQWIKCPKCTSLMYYKEVEAKQNVCPKCNHHFRISADRRIASIVDEGSFKEYDASLAPVDPLKFTDKKSYKKRIEEAKAKTGKTSSVVSGSCTIGGQPAELVVFDFAFMGGSLGSVEGEKIVRAVNRAMEKECGVIIVSASGGARMQESTYSLLQMSKTSAALKRLSNRGLPYISVLTDPTMGGVSASFAMLADIIMAEPGALIGFAGQRVIKQTVGVDLPEGFQRSEFLLEHGLIDMITNRIDMHQTLADLLKLMDKKAS; encoded by the coding sequence ATGGAATTTAATAATATGTTTGGTAGCCTGTTTGGAAAAGAGGAAAAGAAAGAGGAGCAGCAGAATCAGTGGATAAAATGTCCCAAGTGTACCTCGCTTATGTATTATAAAGAGGTGGAAGCAAAGCAGAATGTCTGCCCCAAGTGTAACCACCATTTTCGCATTAGTGCAGATAGGCGTATTGCATCGATTGTTGATGAAGGGAGTTTTAAGGAGTATGATGCCTCACTTGCACCGGTTGACCCTTTAAAGTTTACTGACAAAAAGTCTTACAAAAAACGTATTGAAGAGGCAAAAGCCAAAACGGGAAAGACCTCTTCTGTAGTAAGTGGAAGCTGTACTATTGGTGGTCAGCCTGCAGAATTGGTTGTTTTTGACTTTGCCTTTATGGGTGGAAGTCTTGGTTCTGTTGAGGGTGAAAAAATTGTTCGTGCCGTAAATCGTGCTATGGAGAAGGAGTGTGGCGTTATTATTGTCTCTGCTTCTGGTGGAGCAAGAATGCAGGAAAGTACATACTCACTGTTGCAGATGAGTAAAACTTCTGCTGCATTAAAACGTCTAAGCAACAGGGGATTACCTTATATTTCAGTATTGACAGACCCAACCATGGGTGGTGTTTCTGCATCTTTTGCAATGTTGGCAGATATTATTATGGCAGAGCCAGGCGCACTTATTGGCTTTGCTGGTCAACGTGTTATCAAGCAGACAGTGGGTGTAGATCTTCCGGAAGGTTTCCAACGCTCTGAGTTTTTACTTGAGCATGGACTTATTGATATGATTACCAATCGAATTGATATGCATCAAACACTAGCAGATTTACTTAAACTAATGGATAAAAAAGCAAGTTAA
- a CDS encoding S8 family serine peptidase encodes MKLLLILLLAILLIGCGENNKEDPLKKDQWYLDGSKNEYIDINLQHSLYRGRNVLIAIVDNGIDIFHEDLKENIGVGSYSYLTKEYSFNDANHGTACAGIIAGVEGNGKGIRGIASKAKVIGYNALKVPSISNIADALIRNKEKVWISNNSWGDFNSWGEPLLLRSIEEEALKDGVRYGRNGKGIIYVFSAGNGSADEKSVPTDNVNYSGLVNNRYTIPVGAVDEFGKKAHYSEVGATLIVVAPSKGSTEGAGIVTTDVTGEKGYNPETFPSDYKNHSYTKNFGGTSASAPMVSGVVALMLEANSHLTWRDVRMVLAQSATKNDPNDSDWEYNGANLHINHKYGFGLVNAKEAIDLALNWKGVAEEKLIEKFQDVNVSIPDNNDNGVDGVINIEKNISIEFIDIYFNTNDHQKLGDLEITLISPYGTKSILAQRHEEAFEGIFKYNNWRFGTMRHLNEYSKGEWKLQVKDLREGNSGTFISWGLKIYGH; translated from the coding sequence ATGAAATTATTATTGATCCTATTATTGGCAATATTATTAATAGGTTGTGGAGAAAACAACAAAGAGGACCCACTCAAAAAAGACCAATGGTATTTAGATGGGTCAAAAAATGAATATATTGATATAAACTTACAACATAGTTTATATAGAGGGAGAAACGTATTGATAGCCATTGTTGATAATGGTATAGATATTTTTCATGAGGATTTAAAAGAGAATATTGGGGTTGGTAGCTATAGTTATCTCACAAAAGAGTATAGTTTTAATGATGCAAATCATGGAACCGCATGTGCTGGAATAATCGCAGGGGTTGAAGGAAATGGCAAAGGCATAAGAGGAATTGCTTCAAAAGCAAAAGTAATAGGCTACAATGCATTAAAAGTACCATCTATTAGTAATATTGCAGATGCGCTTATAAGAAATAAAGAAAAAGTTTGGATTTCAAATAATAGTTGGGGTGATTTTAATTCATGGGGTGAGCCATTATTATTAAGAAGCATCGAAGAAGAGGCCTTAAAAGATGGTGTGCGGTATGGTAGAAATGGAAAAGGTATTATTTATGTATTTAGTGCGGGAAATGGTTCAGCAGACGAGAAGAGTGTGCCAACTGACAATGTCAATTATAGTGGATTAGTGAACAACAGATATACAATACCAGTTGGTGCAGTTGATGAATTTGGTAAAAAAGCCCACTATTCAGAAGTGGGTGCTACATTAATTGTTGTTGCTCCATCAAAAGGGAGTACTGAAGGGGCTGGAATTGTTACAACAGATGTGACAGGAGAAAAGGGTTACAACCCTGAAACTTTCCCTAGTGATTATAAAAATCACAGTTATACCAAGAATTTTGGCGGAACTTCTGCATCAGCACCCATGGTAAGTGGTGTTGTTGCATTAATGCTTGAAGCAAATTCGCATTTAACTTGGCGAGATGTTAGAATGGTATTGGCTCAAAGTGCTACTAAAAATGACCCCAACGATAGTGATTGGGAGTACAATGGTGCAAATTTGCATATTAACCATAAATATGGATTTGGTTTAGTCAATGCAAAAGAAGCCATAGATTTAGCATTAAATTGGAAGGGTGTAGCAGAGGAAAAATTGATAGAAAAATTTCAAGATGTTAATGTATCAATTCCTGACAATAATGACAATGGGGTAGATGGTGTTATCAATATAGAAAAAAATATTTCTATTGAATTTATTGATATTTATTTTAATACAAATGATCATCAAAAATTAGGAGATTTAGAAATTACTCTCATATCACCATATGGAACAAAAAGTATATTGGCACAAAGACATGAAGAAGCGTTTGAGGGTATTTTTAAATATAATAATTGGAGGTTTGGAACAATGAGACATCTTAATGAGTATTCAAAGGGTGAATGGAAATTGCAAGTAAAAGATTTACGAGAAGGCAATAGTGGTACTTTTATATCGTGGGGATTAAAAATTTATGGGCATTAG
- the ftsY gene encoding signal recognition particle-docking protein FtsY has translation MFNILKKSFGKTTDTAKKVVSIKRKEIPKEEFEEVLLEADVNYGLIERLLETLPETISRIQAFNSLISVFQYKADWKENDVTPYVEIVIGVNGAGKTTTISKLAYRYKQEGKKVILGAGDTFRAAAIEQLSRWANRLDIPIVATRQGNDPSAVVYDTVTTAKAKSLDHVIIDTAGRLHTQTNLGKELKKMIRVAGKAMEGAPHRKMLILDGTQGSSAINQAKAFDEMVGIDGIIITKLDGTAKGGSILSIADEIQIPIFYIGTGEETKDMIRFKANEYVNTILDEIFI, from the coding sequence ATGTTTAATATATTAAAAAAATCATTTGGAAAAACAACTGATACCGCCAAGAAAGTGGTGTCAATAAAGAGAAAAGAGATACCCAAAGAAGAGTTTGAAGAAGTTCTACTTGAAGCTGATGTCAACTATGGACTTATTGAACGTCTACTCGAAACACTACCAGAGACCATCAGTCGTATACAGGCATTCAACTCTCTTATTTCCGTATTTCAATATAAAGCAGACTGGAAAGAGAATGATGTCACTCCTTATGTAGAGATAGTAATTGGCGTTAATGGCGCAGGCAAAACCACCACTATCTCAAAACTTGCCTATCGCTACAAACAAGAAGGGAAAAAAGTGATTCTTGGTGCAGGTGATACTTTTCGTGCTGCTGCGATTGAACAGTTGTCACGCTGGGCAAACAGACTAGATATTCCCATTGTTGCAACCCGTCAAGGGAATGATCCTTCGGCGGTGGTTTATGACACTGTTACAACAGCCAAGGCAAAGAGTTTGGATCATGTCATCATTGACACAGCAGGTCGTCTTCATACGCAAACCAATCTGGGCAAAGAACTCAAAAAGATGATTCGTGTTGCAGGGAAGGCAATGGAGGGTGCACCGCACCGAAAAATGCTTATTCTTGACGGAACACAAGGAAGTTCTGCTATCAATCAAGCAAAAGCCTTTGACGAAATGGTAGGTATTGATGGTATCATTATTACCAAACTTGATGGTACGGCCAAAGGTGGGTCGATACTCAGTATTGCTGATGAAATCCAAATACCTATCTTCTATATTGGTACAGGAGAAGAAACCAAAGATATGATTCGCTTCAAAGCCAATGAGTATGTTAATACCATTTTGGATGAAATCTTTATATAA
- the cmoB gene encoding tRNA 5-methoxyuridine(34)/uridine 5-oxyacetic acid(34) synthase CmoB, with protein sequence MDLNALRQERKKWLKWKNIYPYQEAICNLPIFNDVKITLEDRVTVNIPALTEVESVQIEKTARLMLPWRKGPFQINNLFIDSEWQSYMKYNLLEPHFDLKNKIVGDIGCNNGYYLFRMLAHQPQKLIGFDPSAIYYSQFQFIDHFIQSNIIYEMLGVEHVEHYEHKFDVLFCLGVLYHRADPVGMLKSLFRGLNKGGELILDTFMIDGEDEVCLSPKERYSKIPNIYFIPTVNTLKNWCYRSGFEKVEVLEVSKTDLNEQRKTIWINTQSLEDFLDPNDSSKTVEGYPAPKRVYIKAYRT encoded by the coding sequence GTGGATTTAAATGCATTACGTCAAGAGCGTAAAAAGTGGTTAAAATGGAAGAATATCTATCCCTATCAAGAGGCAATCTGCAATCTTCCAATTTTTAATGATGTCAAAATTACTTTAGAAGATCGCGTAACAGTAAATATTCCCGCGCTGACAGAAGTTGAATCGGTACAGATAGAAAAAACGGCACGCTTGATGCTTCCATGGAGAAAAGGACCATTTCAGATTAACAATCTTTTTATTGACTCAGAGTGGCAGAGCTATATGAAGTACAATCTACTCGAGCCTCACTTTGATCTTAAAAATAAAATTGTTGGTGATATTGGTTGCAATAATGGGTACTATCTCTTTCGTATGTTAGCCCATCAGCCACAAAAACTAATCGGCTTTGATCCTTCTGCAATCTACTATTCCCAATTTCAATTTATTGATCATTTTATTCAGTCCAATATTATTTATGAAATGCTTGGTGTAGAGCATGTAGAACATTATGAGCATAAGTTTGATGTACTCTTTTGCTTGGGGGTTCTTTACCATCGTGCAGACCCGGTAGGAATGCTTAAATCACTTTTTAGAGGATTAAACAAAGGAGGAGAGCTTATACTTGATACCTTTATGATAGATGGGGAAGATGAGGTGTGCCTTTCACCCAAAGAGCGTTACTCAAAAATACCAAATATCTATTTTATACCCACAGTTAATACTTTAAAGAACTGGTGTTACCGCTCAGGATTTGAGAAAGTGGAAGTGTTAGAGGTTAGCAAAACCGACCTAAACGAACAACGTAAAACGATATGGATTAATACACAGAGTCTTGAAGATTTTCTTGATCCGAATGATTCAAGCAAAACAGTAGAAGGATATCCTGCACCTAAGCGAGTTTATATAAAAGCATACAGAACATAG
- a CDS encoding response regulator transcription factor, with the protein MRILTVGFDDDYVNELKNELEKYFICIIDNAKDMYDATNFTDFRHYELVIIVDEGIHFSLERYVNEVKKKKSETKIIILTDNIYGQCIFFDLGIDDVIAHHTEHPDLIAVRVLSNMRHLFGAQINIDKLVIDIANKKIEFDEKIVSLNGKTFDILAYLALRKQRVFSKDEIINALWEEPEYVSDNTVEVAINQIRKRLKSILGFQVIHTVRRRGYKFSY; encoded by the coding sequence ATGAGAATATTGACAGTAGGTTTTGACGACGATTATGTAAATGAGCTTAAAAATGAGCTTGAAAAATACTTTATTTGTATTATTGACAATGCAAAAGATATGTACGATGCAACTAATTTTACTGATTTTAGACACTATGAATTGGTGATTATTGTTGATGAAGGGATACATTTTTCCCTAGAACGTTATGTTAATGAAGTGAAGAAGAAGAAAAGTGAGACAAAGATTATTATTCTTACAGATAATATATATGGTCAATGCATATTTTTTGATTTAGGAATTGATGATGTTATTGCTCACCATACTGAGCATCCAGATCTCATTGCGGTACGTGTACTTTCTAACATGAGACATCTTTTTGGTGCACAGATTAATATTGATAAACTGGTGATTGATATTGCCAACAAGAAGATTGAATTTGATGAGAAGATTGTCTCTTTAAATGGAAAGACTTTCGATATTCTTGCTTATCTTGCATTACGAAAGCAACGTGTTTTTAGTAAAGATGAAATTATTAATGCACTTTGGGAAGAGCCAGAGTATGTTTCTGACAATACGGTTGAAGTAGCAATCAATCAAATCAGGAAGCGTCTAAAGAGTATTTTAGGGTTTCAGGTTATACACACGGTACGTCGCCGTGGCTACAAATTCTCCTACTAA
- a CDS encoding inositol monophosphatase, with product MNEFIQACIVANEEIATALEKGIDTVLFEKTKIGVGGDVSSRLDIFAESIFVKHLALFGQIESEESGLIGEGEAQIIIDPIDGSSNALSLFPYFGTSVARVNADGILDAAVVCNLANRDIFYKTPGKDLLHGKLFKNDFTSPQNAPASEIGLFEKAYANPKLVAMMDASGLKFRSPGAIALSLAYAHTVRFVLFVGTFRIYDFAAGLALCEGLEVIVEQDYVIVSKDKNVVSMLEILIGKQKTIKEEK from the coding sequence TTGAATGAATTTATCCAAGCTTGTATTGTTGCCAATGAAGAGATCGCAACAGCGCTTGAGAAAGGTATAGATACTGTTTTATTTGAAAAGACCAAGATTGGTGTGGGTGGAGATGTAAGTTCTCGTCTTGATATTTTTGCCGAATCAATTTTTGTTAAACATCTTGCTCTCTTTGGACAGATAGAGTCAGAAGAGTCTGGACTCATTGGTGAAGGAGAAGCACAAATCATTATTGACCCTATCGATGGCTCCTCTAATGCACTCTCTCTTTTTCCTTATTTTGGGACTTCTGTTGCTCGTGTTAATGCCGATGGTATTCTTGATGCAGCAGTGGTTTGCAATCTTGCCAATAGAGATATTTTTTACAAGACTCCAGGTAAAGATTTGCTGCATGGAAAACTATTTAAAAATGATTTTACCTCTCCCCAAAATGCACCCGCATCGGAAATTGGACTTTTTGAGAAAGCTTATGCCAATCCAAAACTGGTAGCAATGATGGATGCTTCTGGATTAAAATTTCGCTCTCCTGGTGCCATTGCCCTCTCTCTTGCCTATGCCCATACAGTTCGATTTGTACTTTTTGTCGGTACATTTCGTATTTATGATTTTGCCGCAGGTTTAGCACTTTGTGAAGGGCTTGAAGTAATCGTTGAGCAAGATTATGTTATAGTTTCGAAAGATAAAAATGTGGTTTCTATGCTTGAAATACTTATTGGTAAGCAAAAAACTATCAAAGAGGAAAAGTAA
- a CDS encoding 5-formyltetrahydrofolate cyclo-ligase, translated as MEEKKKTLKKIFRQKCLNRLRKSSRKSTYMKDKSVLKKLYKVIEKENVKSLMLYLPLKIEVDICPLIRRLRQKRCRIYVPFMEGESFRLVKYRYPLIIKHFGIKEPKNSRQYRNKQIDLAVVPIVGIDITYRRVGFGKGMYDRFFKKEIKNIKKIVFVARELCYSKEIVTDHYDIKADLVIVP; from the coding sequence ATGGAAGAAAAGAAAAAAACCTTAAAGAAAATATTTCGCCAAAAATGTCTAAATAGGCTTAGAAAAAGTAGTAGAAAAAGTACCTATATGAAAGACAAGAGTGTGTTGAAAAAACTATATAAAGTGATTGAAAAAGAGAATGTAAAATCTTTAATGCTCTACCTACCTCTGAAAATAGAAGTCGATATTTGTCCTTTAATACGTCGGCTTAGACAGAAAAGGTGCAGGATATATGTACCCTTTATGGAAGGTGAAAGTTTTAGATTGGTAAAATATAGATACCCATTGATAATAAAGCATTTTGGTATTAAAGAACCAAAAAACTCAAGACAATATAGAAATAAACAGATAGATTTAGCAGTCGTACCAATAGTAGGAATAGATATTACATATAGACGTGTAGGATTCGGTAAAGGGATGTACGACAGATTTTTTAAAAAAGAGATTAAAAATATAAAAAAAATAGTATTTGTAGCACGAGAATTGTGCTACAGCAAAGAGATTGTGACAGATCATTATGATATTAAAGCAGATTTGGTTATTGTGCCGTAA
- a CDS encoding peptidylprolyl isomerase has translation MRRKFLKTVLILAASMGLLCASETKVQIVVLETNVGKIELKMFPKVAPLAVENFVTHIKNGYYNGIIFHRVIKGFMIQGGDPTGTGRGGESIWHKEFKNEYAPNLVFDRPFLLAMANHGPNTNGSQFFITTVPTPYLNGGYTIFGEVVKGKKTVKKIENVTTSATDRPLFDIKIKKAYLKK, from the coding sequence ATGAGAAGAAAATTTTTAAAGACAGTTTTAATATTAGCAGCAAGCATGGGTCTATTGTGTGCCTCTGAAACAAAAGTACAAATTGTAGTACTCGAAACCAATGTTGGAAAGATTGAACTAAAAATGTTCCCCAAGGTAGCACCACTTGCGGTAGAGAACTTTGTAACCCATATCAAGAATGGTTACTATAATGGGATCATTTTTCATCGTGTTATCAAAGGTTTTATGATTCAAGGTGGTGACCCGACAGGAACAGGTAGAGGTGGAGAATCTATTTGGCATAAAGAATTTAAGAATGAGTATGCACCAAACCTAGTATTTGATAGACCGTTTTTGCTTGCCATGGCAAATCATGGACCAAATACCAATGGGAGTCAGTTCTTTATCACTACAGTTCCAACACCGTATCTTAATGGTGGTTACACTATCTTTGGTGAAGTGGTTAAAGGGAAGAAGACTGTTAAAAAGATAGAAAATGTAACAACGAGTGCCACTGATAGACCACTATTTGATATAAAAATTAAAAAAGCCTATCTAAAAAAGTAG
- a CDS encoding rhodanese-like domain-containing protein encodes MKKHLLLATLLSTILFAEFKTIDTVKLEILQAKGVPVIDIRTPMEWKETGVIKGAHKMMFFGPNGQPDLAEWFFDLGHIVKDKKQPFIIYCAHANRTKALGKGLEDMGFEHVYELKGGIENGWIKAGKPTVK; translated from the coding sequence ATGAAAAAACATTTATTACTAGCAACACTCTTAAGTACAATACTTTTTGCTGAGTTTAAAACCATTGATACAGTAAAACTTGAAATATTACAGGCTAAGGGAGTACCGGTAATTGATATCCGTACACCAATGGAGTGGAAAGAGACGGGTGTTATCAAAGGGGCACATAAAATGATGTTCTTTGGACCCAATGGACAACCAGACCTTGCTGAATGGTTCTTTGATCTTGGTCATATTGTAAAAGATAAAAAACAACCCTTTATTATTTATTGTGCACACGCCAACCGTACAAAAGCACTTGGAAAAGGGCTTGAAGATATGGGATTTGAGCATGTCTATGAACTTAAAGGTGGCATTGAAAATGGCTGGATCAAAGCAGGTAAGCCAACAGTCAAATAG
- a CDS encoding DUF4395 domain-containing protein yields the protein MLLSKQYGETVSGYETGVLNDREVRAAAGIMFMLGMIVIFVGIGFNHAIVARVYLTLIFFDLTIRIITPRYSPFLLLGRFFVQNQKPEYVGAVQKRFAWILGWIIFLPMMNWFVLHWEVTFYRVLLCKFCLGIIFFESAFGICVGCKLYALFSRKEAQYCPGGVCEIRTKDPIQTFSFSQKIIATTMFIGILIGTYLFIAKTDSRTFFGEFLHELVLTEEQLEAEIEAKIEAELNAEEDDF from the coding sequence ATTCTATTATCTAAACAATACGGTGAAACAGTATCAGGATATGAAACAGGGGTTCTGAACGATAGAGAAGTCAGAGCTGCTGCTGGCATCATGTTTATGCTTGGAATGATTGTCATCTTTGTTGGAATTGGGTTTAATCATGCTATTGTAGCTAGGGTTTATCTTACTTTAATTTTTTTTGATTTAACCATACGCATTATCACACCTCGCTACTCTCCTTTTTTACTTTTAGGAAGGTTTTTTGTGCAGAACCAGAAGCCTGAATATGTTGGAGCAGTACAGAAACGTTTTGCATGGATACTAGGATGGATAATTTTTCTTCCAATGATGAACTGGTTTGTACTTCACTGGGAAGTTACTTTCTATAGAGTATTGCTGTGTAAATTTTGTTTAGGTATTATCTTTTTTGAGAGTGCTTTTGGTATTTGCGTAGGATGCAAACTATACGCACTTTTTAGTCGAAAAGAGGCACAATATTGCCCTGGTGGTGTATGTGAAATACGTACCAAAGATCCTATTCAGACCTTTAGTTTCTCTCAAAAGATTATTGCAACCACTATGTTTATCGGAATTCTTATAGGAACCTATCTCTTTATTGCTAAAACTGATTCAAGGACTTTTTTTGGTGAGTTTCTCCATGAACTAGTACTAACAGAAGAGCAACTTGAAGCAGAAATAGAAGCAAAAATAGAAGCAGAGCTCAATGCGGAAGAGGATGATTTTTAG
- a CDS encoding rhodanese-like domain-containing protein: protein MRIATILIAILLALGITNADTFINYKHLTKKLKEQNRKNGTMASTDDVKKALKSKDWAVVDVRTLEEWNAASIKGSVRVGRQAPEKVLESIVLDDDDKFIKDKLVVICNTASRASIEAQTFRQMGFKKVKIYPIYKWIDECNPVATRYTNKKYKKGTKKKFGLFYTEHCKK, encoded by the coding sequence ATGAGAATAGCTACTATTTTGATTGCAATATTATTGGCTCTTGGTATTACCAATGCTGATACGTTCATAAACTACAAACACTTGACAAAAAAGCTAAAAGAGCAAAATAGAAAAAATGGAACTATGGCATCTACAGATGACGTTAAAAAAGCCTTGAAATCAAAAGATTGGGCAGTGGTTGATGTAAGAACACTTGAAGAGTGGAATGCAGCTTCTATAAAAGGGTCAGTAAGAGTTGGAAGACAAGCACCTGAGAAGGTTCTGGAGTCCATAGTTCTTGATGATGATGACAAGTTCATTAAAGACAAACTTGTAGTTATCTGCAACACTGCCTCAAGAGCCTCTATTGAGGCACAAACATTTAGACAGATGGGTTTTAAAAAGGTGAAAATATACCCTATATACAAATGGATAGATGAATGTAATCCTGTAGCAACGAGATATACAAATAAAAAATATAAAAAAGGAACCAAGAAAAAGTTTGGGCTGTTTTATACCGAACATTGTAAAAAGTAG
- the rny gene encoding ribonuclease Y, translating to MVIFSGIFGILIGIGIGYLWLIKSSKNTFAYYELEAKAKAKAISNEAELLLQEAKVKLKAKALEQESELQERIAEIDERNRTLTLKHKELETKQERIQYFENSLYEKEERLKQLEIQKQKQIDDAIDKLQNSATLTREEARDYILKRVEEQSRLEIAVNIRKYERLAREEAEKKANYILAQATTRFAGEFAGERLINFINLPSDEHKGRIIGKEGRNIKVLEMLLGVDIVIDETPGVILVSSFNLYRRTIATRVIEILVEDGRIHPKRIEEVYEKVEKEFEQKTYEEGENILIDLGLFSMHEELVKLLGKLKYRASYGQNALSHTLEVAKLARVMAAEMGGDEKLAMRAGLLHDIGKALTQDLGGSHVEIGVELCRRYNEHPTVINAIYAHHGHEEPDSVESAAVCAADTLSAARPGARREVLESFTMRVKEIEEIAISRLNVEKAYAINAGREVRVFVNAYKINDNEAVLLSKEIAKEIAEKVQFPGEIKVNVIRETRAVSIAK from the coding sequence ATGGTTATCTTTTCTGGTATTTTTGGGATATTGATAGGCATAGGTATTGGGTACCTATGGCTGATAAAGAGTAGCAAAAATACATTTGCATATTATGAACTAGAAGCCAAAGCCAAAGCAAAAGCTATTAGCAACGAAGCAGAACTGTTATTGCAAGAGGCAAAAGTTAAACTAAAAGCCAAAGCATTAGAACAAGAATCAGAGTTGCAAGAACGTATTGCAGAGATTGATGAACGCAACCGTACACTTACCCTAAAACACAAAGAACTTGAGACAAAGCAGGAGCGCATACAATACTTCGAAAATAGCCTCTATGAAAAAGAAGAAAGGCTTAAACAGCTTGAGATACAGAAGCAAAAACAGATAGATGATGCAATAGACAAACTTCAAAATAGTGCCACCTTGACAAGAGAAGAGGCAAGAGATTATATTCTCAAGAGGGTAGAGGAGCAGAGTAGGCTAGAGATTGCTGTAAATATTCGTAAATATGAACGACTTGCAAGAGAAGAGGCAGAAAAAAAGGCTAATTATATCTTAGCGCAGGCAACTACTCGTTTTGCTGGCGAGTTTGCGGGAGAAAGATTAATTAACTTTATTAACCTTCCTAGTGATGAACACAAGGGACGTATTATTGGAAAAGAGGGGCGCAATATCAAGGTACTCGAGATGTTACTTGGTGTAGATATTGTTATCGATGAGACCCCAGGAGTTATTCTTGTAAGTTCCTTTAATCTTTACCGTCGTACCATTGCTACCCGTGTGATTGAGATACTTGTAGAGGATGGTCGTATTCATCCTAAACGCATTGAAGAAGTATATGAGAAGGTAGAGAAAGAGTTTGAGCAGAAGACCTATGAAGAGGGAGAGAATATTTTGATAGATCTAGGACTTTTTTCGATGCACGAGGAGCTTGTTAAGCTTCTTGGGAAATTGAAATATCGCGCTAGCTATGGACAGAATGCACTTTCCCATACACTTGAGGTTGCTAAGCTTGCTAGGGTGATGGCGGCAGAGATGGGGGGTGATGAAAAGCTTGCCATGCGTGCAGGATTATTGCATGATATCGGCAAGGCATTGACACAGGATCTTGGTGGATCACACGTAGAGATAGGAGTAGAGCTCTGTCGGCGTTACAATGAGCATCCTACGGTGATTAATGCGATTTATGCGCATCATGGACATGAAGAACCTGACTCTGTAGAGAGTGCGGCTGTTTGTGCAGCAGACACACTTAGTGCTGCACGTCCAGGCGCAAGAAGAGAGGTGCTTGAGAGTTTTACTATGCGGGTTAAAGAGATTGAAGAGATTGCTATCTCTAGACTTAACGTGGAAAAAGCCTACGCCATTAATGCTGGACGAGAGGTTCGTGTCTTTGTTAATGCATACAAAATAAATGATAATGAAGCAGTGCTTCTAAGTAAAGAGATTGCTAAGGAGATTGCCGAAAAAGTACAATTCCCTGGGGAGATTAAGGTAAATGTCATTCGAGAGACAAGGGCAGTAAGTATTGCCAAATAG